In Listeria monocytogenes, the following proteins share a genomic window:
- the dltB gene encoding D-alanyl-lipoteichoic acid biosynthesis protein DltB → MSLPYGTILYFGVLVLFLIPIIVAGLLGKRLPIYNAFVTLVFLYFMFSASPVQGATFIFFVFWQLALVRLYFHYRQEKKQNHGGVFVIAVILSILPLIISKVVPILGDNVTMVGFLGISYLTFKAAQMIIEIRDNLIKQYNAWDFVNFLLFFPTISSGPIDRFRRFKKDVDNPPSKEAYLALLNRGIFLIFLGFLYKFIIAYLVNKHFVVPLDIAISHNADLTKNLIGYMYAYSMYLFFDFAGYSAFAVGVSYLLGVQTPMNFNKPFAARNIKEFWNRWHMTLSFWFRDYVFMRFVLWVTKKKWFKSKFTIAYLAYFVNFFIMGVWHGLHWYYIVYGLYQATLIVGFDLIERFNKKHKFYPKNKITYVIGVIITFQFVCFGFLIFSGILDKINF, encoded by the coding sequence GTGAGTTTACCATACGGCACAATCCTTTATTTTGGTGTACTTGTACTATTTTTAATTCCTATCATAGTAGCTGGTTTGTTAGGAAAAAGATTACCGATTTATAATGCTTTTGTGACACTCGTATTTTTATACTTTATGTTCTCAGCAAGCCCAGTGCAAGGAGCTACATTTATCTTCTTTGTCTTCTGGCAACTTGCTCTTGTACGACTTTACTTCCATTACAGGCAAGAGAAAAAGCAGAACCACGGCGGCGTATTCGTCATAGCAGTGATTCTGTCTATTCTCCCCCTTATTATCTCTAAAGTTGTTCCAATTTTAGGAGATAATGTTACAATGGTTGGTTTCCTAGGGATTTCCTACTTAACATTTAAAGCGGCACAAATGATTATTGAAATACGCGATAACTTAATTAAACAGTATAACGCATGGGATTTTGTTAACTTCTTACTATTTTTCCCAACTATTTCATCCGGACCGATTGACCGGTTCCGTCGCTTTAAAAAAGACGTTGATAATCCGCCTAGTAAAGAAGCTTATCTAGCTTTATTAAATCGAGGAATATTCCTTATTTTCCTTGGTTTTCTCTACAAATTCATTATCGCTTACTTAGTAAACAAACATTTTGTTGTTCCACTAGACATCGCGATTTCACACAATGCGGATTTAACAAAGAATTTAATTGGCTACATGTACGCTTATAGTATGTATTTATTCTTTGACTTTGCAGGTTATAGTGCCTTCGCAGTCGGAGTCAGTTACTTGCTCGGCGTTCAAACACCAATGAACTTTAACAAACCATTTGCAGCGCGTAACATTAAAGAGTTCTGGAATCGTTGGCATATGACACTCTCCTTCTGGTTCCGTGATTATGTATTCATGCGTTTTGTCTTATGGGTTACAAAAAAGAAATGGTTTAAAAGCAAGTTCACAATTGCCTACCTAGCATACTTCGTTAACTTTTTCATCATGGGTGTATGGCACGGACTTCACTGGTACTACATCGTTTATGGTCTATATCAAGCAACACTAATTGTCGGATTTGACCTAATCGAACGCTTCAATAAGAAACACAAATTCTATCCAAAAAACAAAATAACTTATGTAATCGGCGTTATCATTACATTCCAATTTGTTTGTTTCGGATTCCTGATATTCTCAGGTATTTTAGATAAAATTAATTTTTAA
- a CDS encoding GNAT family N-acetyltransferase, giving the protein MTVKKVTDEFGKQAALKIRNDVFVVEQHVDPALEWDEFDKMDSVVMFVDYAENGTPLATGRFRVTDGYGKVERICTQKIARGTGSGRRIMEAIESEAKTRGVTTLKLGAQVTAIPFYEKLGYEICSDLFLDAGIEHKEMKKTIK; this is encoded by the coding sequence TTGACTGTAAAGAAAGTAACGGATGAATTCGGCAAACAAGCCGCACTAAAAATTAGAAATGATGTATTCGTTGTCGAACAACATGTGGATCCCGCATTAGAATGGGATGAATTCGATAAAATGGACTCCGTTGTCATGTTCGTTGACTACGCAGAGAACGGCACACCACTCGCAACAGGAAGATTTCGAGTGACAGATGGTTACGGCAAAGTCGAGCGCATTTGCACTCAGAAAATAGCTCGTGGCACTGGTAGTGGTCGCAGAATCATGGAAGCCATTGAATCAGAAGCTAAAACTCGCGGCGTTACCACCTTAAAACTGGGTGCCCAAGTGACAGCTATTCCCTTCTACGAAAAACTAGGCTACGAAATTTGCTCAGATTTATTCCTTGATGCTGGAATTGAACATAAAGAAATGAAAAAAACAATAAAATAG
- a CDS encoding branched-chain amino acid aminotransferase: protein MSKDIDWSNLGFSYIKTDKRYISYWKDGEWDEGALTEDNTLHISEGSTALHYGQQCFEGLKAYRCKDGSINLFRPDRNAARIQKSCERLLMPHIPTEKFIDAVMQVVRANEEFVPPYGTGATLYLRPFVIGVGDNIGVHAAPEYIFSVFCSPVGPYFKGGMAPTNFIVSDFDRAAPNGTGAAKVGGNYAASLLPGQAAKDRNFGDCIYLDPATHTKIEEVGSANFFGITKDDKFVTPYSPSILPSITKYSLLYLAEHRLGLEAVEGDVYIDKLDEFKEAGACGTAAVITPIGGIQTKDDFHVFHSETEVGPVTKRLFDELCGIQFGDVEAPEGWIYKVK, encoded by the coding sequence ATGAGTAAAGATATTGACTGGAGTAATTTAGGATTTAGTTATATTAAAACGGACAAACGTTACATTTCTTATTGGAAAGACGGAGAATGGGACGAAGGTGCGCTAACAGAAGACAATACGCTACATATTAGCGAAGGTTCGACAGCACTTCATTACGGACAACAATGTTTTGAAGGTTTAAAAGCATATCGTTGTAAGGATGGTTCGATTAATCTTTTTCGCCCAGATCGAAATGCTGCTCGTATTCAAAAAAGTTGTGAGCGTTTATTAATGCCACATATCCCAACAGAAAAATTTATTGATGCAGTGATGCAAGTTGTTCGTGCAAATGAAGAATTTGTGCCACCATATGGTACAGGTGCAACACTTTATTTACGTCCATTTGTTATTGGTGTAGGGGATAATATTGGTGTTCATGCGGCGCCGGAGTATATTTTCTCTGTATTTTGTTCTCCTGTTGGACCGTATTTCAAAGGTGGAATGGCGCCAACTAACTTTATTGTATCTGATTTTGACCGTGCCGCTCCTAATGGTACTGGTGCAGCAAAAGTAGGCGGAAATTATGCCGCAAGTTTACTTCCAGGTCAAGCTGCAAAAGATCGTAACTTTGGTGATTGTATTTATTTAGATCCAGCTACGCATACAAAAATTGAAGAAGTTGGTTCAGCTAATTTCTTTGGTATTACAAAAGATGATAAATTTGTTACGCCATATTCTCCATCTATTTTGCCAAGTATCACGAAGTATTCATTACTATATTTGGCAGAGCACCGTTTAGGCTTAGAAGCAGTAGAAGGTGACGTATATATTGATAAACTAGATGAGTTCAAAGAAGCTGGTGCATGTGGAACAGCGGCGGTTATCACTCCAATTGGAGGTATTCAAACCAAAGATGATTTCCATGTATTCCATAGTGAAACAGAAGTAGGTCCAGTAACGAAACGTTTATTCGATGAACTATGTGGCATTCAATTTGGAGATGTAGAAGCTCCAGAAGGTTGGATTTATAAAGTAAAATAA
- the dltA gene encoding D-alanine--poly(phosphoribitol) ligase subunit DltA: MTTSIIERIDAWAEKTPDFPCYEYAGTRLSYKELKRQSDAFGSFLLNNLNTDKEKPIIVYGHMSPLMLIAFLGSIKSGRAYVPVDVSMPVERIEQIKKAADPSMFICTEELPSNLTITGCPVLSQEQLMDALEKHFDEVPDKAECVKNDDNYYIIYTSGSTGNPKGVQISQNNLVSFSNWILQDFSLRQGLRFLNQAPFSFDLSVMDLYPSLLSGGTLVPLDKTITANMKDLYREIPAQNFDVWVSTPSFADLCLLDENFNQENNPSLTRFLFCGEVLAKKTATELLDRFPDAVIYNTYGPTEATVAVTQVKVTRELIEAYPSLPLGVIKPDMRLHIVDQETGEILPEGEKGEIILIGASVSKGYLNEPEKTDQVFFDYKGYQAYHTGDSGIIKDGYLFFQGRLDFQIKLHGYRIELEDIENNLKKVSYIQNCAIIPKMKDEKVDMLVAQVIPTNHDFEKEYQLSAAIKNELKEFMPAYMIPRKWIYKTEFPLTMNGKIDRKALNSEVNK, translated from the coding sequence ATGACAACGAGTATCATAGAAAGAATTGATGCATGGGCAGAGAAGACACCGGATTTCCCTTGCTACGAATATGCTGGAACACGTCTTTCCTATAAAGAACTAAAACGGCAATCTGATGCATTCGGCTCTTTTCTACTAAATAATCTGAATACTGACAAAGAAAAACCTATTATCGTTTACGGACATATGTCTCCCCTCATGTTAATTGCATTTTTAGGCTCTATCAAATCTGGACGAGCTTATGTACCAGTAGATGTTTCTATGCCAGTTGAACGTATAGAACAAATTAAAAAAGCGGCTGATCCTTCTATGTTTATATGCACAGAAGAATTACCAAGCAACCTTACAATTACTGGTTGCCCTGTTTTATCCCAAGAACAACTAATGGACGCTTTGGAAAAACATTTTGACGAAGTGCCAGATAAAGCTGAATGCGTAAAAAATGACGATAACTACTATATTATTTACACATCCGGAAGTACTGGAAATCCTAAAGGCGTTCAAATCAGCCAAAACAACCTAGTAAGCTTTAGCAACTGGATTTTACAAGATTTTTCATTAAGACAAGGATTACGCTTCTTAAACCAAGCACCATTCTCGTTTGACTTATCTGTTATGGATTTATATCCAAGCTTGCTATCCGGTGGAACACTCGTCCCGCTTGATAAAACAATTACTGCTAACATGAAAGATTTATACCGTGAAATTCCTGCGCAAAACTTTGACGTATGGGTTTCCACTCCATCTTTCGCAGACTTGTGCTTACTTGATGAAAACTTTAATCAAGAAAATAATCCAAGTTTGACTCGCTTCTTATTCTGTGGTGAAGTACTTGCTAAGAAAACAGCCACTGAATTACTTGATCGTTTCCCAGATGCAGTCATTTACAACACATACGGTCCTACAGAAGCAACGGTTGCTGTAACTCAAGTAAAAGTTACTCGTGAGCTTATTGAGGCTTACCCAAGCTTACCACTTGGCGTTATTAAACCAGATATGCGTTTACACATTGTTGACCAAGAAACTGGTGAAATACTTCCAGAAGGTGAAAAAGGAGAAATCATCCTAATTGGTGCTAGTGTTTCCAAAGGTTACTTAAATGAGCCTGAAAAAACTGACCAAGTATTCTTTGATTATAAAGGTTACCAAGCTTATCACACAGGTGACTCTGGCATTATCAAAGACGGTTATCTTTTCTTCCAAGGTCGCCTAGATTTCCAAATTAAACTTCATGGTTATCGTATCGAATTAGAAGATATCGAAAACAATCTAAAAAAAGTAAGCTACATTCAAAACTGCGCTATTATTCCTAAGATGAAAGATGAAAAGGTAGATATGTTGGTCGCTCAGGTCATCCCTACTAACCATGATTTCGAAAAAGAATACCAGCTAAGTGCAGCAATAAAAAATGAACTGAAAGAATTTATGCCAGCATACATGATCCCAAGAAAATGGATTTACAAAACGGAATTCCCGTTAACTATGAATGGCAAAATCGATCGCAAAGCGCTTAATAGCGAGGTTAACAAGTGA
- the fabI gene encoding enoyl-ACP reductase FabI, with translation MNLSLEGKTYVVMGVANKRSIAWAIARSLNEAGAKLVFTYADDRAKKSITELVPSLSEVNQNPLILACDVTSEDAITETFETIKNKAGKLSGLAHCIAFANKDFLTGDYLEVDRKSFLQAHEISAYSFTAVARALKHLEMLTEDASLLTLTYLGGERVVENYNIMGVAKASLDASVRYLAMDLGAIGVRVNAISAGPIRTVSARGVSGFSDSISLVEERAPLKRATQAEEVGDTAYYLFSNLSRGVTGEVIHVDSGYHIIGF, from the coding sequence ATGAATTTATCATTAGAGGGAAAAACATATGTTGTAATGGGAGTAGCTAATAAGCGTAGTATCGCCTGGGCCATCGCTCGTTCACTAAATGAAGCTGGAGCGAAACTGGTATTTACATATGCCGACGATCGTGCGAAAAAAAGTATTACAGAACTAGTACCTTCATTAAGCGAAGTAAACCAAAATCCACTTATCTTAGCTTGTGATGTAACTAGTGAAGATGCTATTACAGAAACATTTGAAACGATTAAAAACAAAGCTGGCAAATTAAGTGGCTTAGCACATTGTATTGCTTTCGCTAACAAAGACTTTTTAACTGGAGATTATTTAGAAGTAGATCGTAAAAGCTTCTTACAGGCACATGAAATTAGTGCTTACTCATTCACAGCTGTTGCTCGTGCGCTAAAACACTTGGAAATGTTAACAGAAGATGCTAGTTTACTAACGCTAACGTACCTAGGCGGAGAACGCGTAGTAGAGAACTACAATATCATGGGTGTTGCAAAAGCTTCTCTTGATGCAAGCGTTCGATACCTTGCTATGGACTTAGGAGCAATTGGTGTCCGTGTAAATGCTATTTCAGCAGGACCAATCAGAACAGTATCTGCTCGTGGTGTTAGCGGCTTCTCTGACTCTATTTCACTAGTAGAAGAAAGAGCTCCATTAAAACGCGCGACACAAGCGGAAGAAGTTGGCGACACAGCTTACTACTTATTCAGTAATTTATCTCGTGGTGTTACTGGCGAAGTTATTCATGTCGATAGTGGTTATCATATTATTGGATTCTAA
- a CDS encoding RluA family pseudouridine synthase has product MFLEWKVETEENGLLLRTFLKSKHISKQLLTAVKFGADGKIEVNNEEQNVLYHVKVGDKVRLTFPTEQQNERLLAEYTDLDIVFEDDFLLIINKPAGMASIPSQYHPSGSVANFVKGHYEAQGLTNAIHIVTRLDRETSGLMLIAKNRFAHARLSTFLQKGLLKRRYQAFTSGVLATQEGSIEAPIGRKEVSIMERFVTPEGKYAKTNYEVLERYTAFDHVAIQLETGRTHQIRVHFSYIGHPLIGDDMYGGDTTLLKRQALHSCHLHLVHPVTEEYMAFDLPLPADMEEIIQKSK; this is encoded by the coding sequence GTGTTTTTAGAATGGAAAGTTGAAACAGAAGAAAATGGGCTCTTACTTCGCACTTTTTTGAAGAGCAAGCATATTTCTAAACAATTATTAACTGCTGTGAAATTTGGGGCAGACGGGAAAATTGAAGTAAATAACGAAGAACAAAATGTTCTATATCACGTAAAAGTAGGCGATAAAGTGAGGCTTACTTTTCCAACAGAGCAACAAAATGAACGTTTGCTTGCAGAATACACTGATTTAGATATTGTTTTTGAAGATGATTTTTTATTAATTATCAATAAACCTGCTGGGATGGCTTCCATTCCATCGCAATATCATCCGAGTGGTTCTGTCGCAAATTTTGTCAAAGGGCATTATGAAGCGCAAGGACTTACAAATGCGATTCATATTGTAACAAGGCTTGATCGTGAGACGTCCGGACTGATGCTAATTGCTAAAAATAGGTTTGCACATGCTAGGTTGAGTACATTTTTGCAAAAGGGATTGCTCAAACGACGCTATCAAGCTTTTACCTCGGGAGTTCTAGCAACGCAAGAGGGCTCGATTGAAGCGCCAATAGGGCGCAAAGAAGTGAGTATAATGGAACGTTTTGTTACACCTGAGGGAAAATATGCCAAAACAAATTACGAGGTTCTCGAGCGTTACACGGCTTTTGATCACGTGGCCATTCAACTTGAAACAGGAAGAACCCACCAAATTCGTGTTCATTTTTCGTATATTGGCCACCCGCTCATTGGAGATGATATGTACGGAGGAGATACTACCTTACTGAAAAGACAGGCACTGCACTCTTGTCACTTGCATTTAGTCCATCCAGTTACAGAAGAATATATGGCTTTTGATTTACCTTTACCAGCGGATATGGAAGAGATAATTCAAAAATCGAAGTAA
- the dltC gene encoding D-alanine--poly(phosphoribitol) ligase subunit DltC, translating into MAFRENVLEILEEITETDEVVQNTNIKLFDEGLLDSMATVQLLIEIEERLDITVPVSEFDRDEWATPEMIITQLEALK; encoded by the coding sequence ATGGCTTTTCGTGAAAATGTATTAGAAATCTTAGAAGAAATTACAGAAACTGATGAAGTAGTACAAAATACAAACATCAAATTATTTGATGAAGGTTTGCTTGACTCCATGGCTACTGTTCAACTATTAATCGAAATTGAAGAAAGACTAGATATTACTGTACCCGTTTCTGAATTTGACCGCGACGAATGGGCTACTCCTGAAATGATTATTACACAACTTGAGGCGCTAAAATAA
- a CDS encoding esterase family protein, translating into MTAHKMLDEKFYSKSLGEELDLIICLPPDFSPLYKYPLFIVQDGKDYFQFGKLARHSEELAVKEQIQKAIFIGIPYKTVMDRREKYHPDGKQNDAYIRFLAFELVPYLEERFPSFQMPTSRFLMGDSLGASVSLKAALLFPFTFGNVILHSPYVDDSILTLAEKADPAKVKIFHIIGDQETAVETTGNEVLDFLSPNKSLEQILTARGFDYYFHVFNGDHRWKYWQPFIKDSLQFMLPVNTFDLESMRA; encoded by the coding sequence ATGACAGCTCATAAAATGTTGGATGAGAAATTTTATAGCAAATCGCTAGGAGAGGAACTTGATTTAATTATTTGCTTACCACCTGATTTTTCACCACTATACAAATATCCACTTTTCATTGTACAAGATGGTAAAGATTATTTTCAGTTTGGCAAACTTGCACGCCACTCCGAAGAATTAGCGGTAAAAGAGCAGATTCAAAAAGCCATTTTCATTGGTATTCCTTACAAAACTGTCATGGATCGGCGTGAAAAATATCATCCAGATGGTAAACAAAACGACGCTTATATCCGATTCTTAGCATTTGAACTCGTTCCTTATCTTGAAGAACGTTTCCCTTCTTTCCAAATGCCAACAAGTAGATTCTTGATGGGTGACTCACTCGGCGCATCCGTTTCCTTAAAAGCAGCCCTTCTTTTTCCTTTTACATTCGGTAATGTGATTTTACATTCTCCATATGTGGATGATTCTATCCTTACACTCGCAGAAAAAGCAGATCCTGCAAAAGTGAAAATCTTCCATATTATTGGCGATCAAGAAACTGCGGTCGAAACAACTGGAAATGAAGTACTTGATTTCCTATCACCCAATAAATCTTTAGAACAAATTTTGACAGCTCGCGGATTTGATTATTATTTCCATGTATTTAACGGCGACCACCGCTGGAAATACTGGCAGCCATTTATCAAAGATTCTTTACAATTTATGCTACCAGTAAATACATTTGACTTAGAAAGCATGCGTGCATAA
- a CDS encoding teichoic acid D-Ala incorporation-associated protein DltX: MNKVKLFLHHPATIFTMKTVFYLAILLGLLWFYGFKNPEGAKFIYNEF, from the coding sequence ATGAACAAAGTAAAACTATTTTTGCATCATCCAGCAACCATCTTCACAATGAAAACTGTTTTCTATTTAGCCATTCTGCTAGGATTGCTATGGTTTTATGGTTTCAAAAACCCTGAAGGTGCGAAATTCATTTACAACGAATTCTAA
- the dltD gene encoding D-alanyl-lipoteichoic acid biosynthesis protein DltD, translating into MKKKLWMTFGPLLVAFAVFLFVLFGPSSLFSHVSSKTVEKGATSMNEYVIQGLDIQKEALKEGNYLPIYGSSELSRVDSFHPSVVSKKYDQGYTPFLLGRPGTQSLSHFLDVNALGDDLKGKKVAVILSPQWFQPKGVSDPSFGANFSPLHAYKFALEDTKNTPERRYAAKRLLTFQVVQSDSTLTKLLENIVAKGPKKPHDPKLLKIAGNVELKILERKDDLESKFITGSKQEFVDDGLKALPDNLDYKQLDNLAKETGEKSTGNNPFQIKERYYQKKIKPFEGELKDSRKELRYDQSPEFADLQLLMDAFKKAGADVIFINPPINGKWIDYIGMNKQGLDGYYAKTKEQIESQGFRYYSLEEYQNDAFFLEDPIHLSWRGWVKIDQVLADFVKEPVQTNYRPTPKDYYFKEHPENGPKKDQK; encoded by the coding sequence ATGAAAAAAAAGCTGTGGATGACATTTGGGCCTTTATTGGTCGCATTCGCGGTTTTCCTTTTCGTTCTATTCGGACCTAGCAGCTTATTCTCTCACGTTTCTTCTAAAACGGTAGAGAAAGGCGCTACGTCCATGAACGAATACGTCATCCAAGGCTTAGACATCCAGAAAGAAGCTTTAAAAGAAGGGAACTATTTACCAATTTATGGTTCTTCCGAGCTTTCTCGCGTCGATTCATTCCATCCTAGCGTAGTATCAAAAAAATACGATCAGGGCTATACACCATTCTTACTTGGTCGTCCTGGCACACAATCATTAAGTCATTTCCTTGACGTAAATGCACTTGGCGATGATTTAAAAGGTAAAAAAGTAGCGGTAATTTTATCTCCGCAATGGTTCCAACCAAAAGGTGTTTCTGATCCATCATTTGGCGCTAACTTTTCCCCTCTTCATGCATATAAATTCGCCTTAGAAGATACGAAAAACACGCCTGAACGCCGCTATGCAGCTAAACGTTTATTAACTTTCCAAGTAGTCCAAAGCGACTCTACATTAACAAAATTACTCGAAAATATTGTCGCAAAAGGACCTAAAAAGCCGCATGATCCAAAACTTCTAAAAATTGCTGGCAATGTTGAACTGAAGATTTTAGAACGCAAAGACGATTTAGAATCCAAATTTATTACTGGCTCTAAACAAGAATTCGTAGATGATGGCCTAAAAGCTCTTCCAGACAATTTAGATTACAAACAACTGGACAATTTAGCCAAAGAAACTGGTGAGAAAAGTACTGGTAATAACCCGTTCCAAATTAAAGAACGTTATTACCAAAAGAAAATCAAACCATTTGAAGGCGAATTAAAAGATAGCCGTAAAGAATTGCGCTATGACCAATCTCCAGAGTTTGCTGATTTACAACTACTCATGGATGCTTTCAAAAAAGCTGGCGCAGATGTCATCTTTATTAACCCTCCTATCAATGGAAAATGGATTGATTACATTGGTATGAACAAACAAGGCTTAGATGGCTATTATGCGAAAACGAAAGAACAAATTGAGAGTCAAGGCTTCCGTTACTACTCTTTAGAAGAATATCAAAATGATGCATTCTTCTTAGAAGATCCGATTCATTTAAGCTGGCGCGGTTGGGTAAAAATCGACCAAGTACTAGCTGATTTCGTTAAAGAACCGGTTCAAACAAACTATAGACCAACACCAAAAGATTATTACTTTAAAGAACATCCAGAAAATGGACCAAAAAAAGACCAGAAGTAG
- the rpiA gene encoding ribose-5-phosphate isomerase RpiA, translating to MNQKKIAGEKACEWIEDGMVVGLGTGSTVYYTLEKLGQMVNNGLHITGVATSDETTKQAEKLGIPLKSLNDVTEIDVTIDGADEIDTNFQGIKGGGGALLREKMVASASLKNIWVVSEEKLVRTLGKFPLPLEVIPFGWKQIERTLAKEQIQTNLRKQSNGEVYVTNNGNYILDIVNQSFTDAEMWQEKLAQIPGVVEHGLFLDYVDVIICGKANGETEIIKK from the coding sequence ATGAATCAAAAGAAAATTGCCGGAGAAAAAGCTTGCGAATGGATTGAAGATGGAATGGTTGTCGGGCTTGGAACAGGTAGCACGGTTTATTACACGCTTGAAAAGCTTGGACAAATGGTAAATAATGGCTTGCATATTACGGGAGTGGCGACTTCTGATGAAACAACCAAACAAGCCGAAAAGTTAGGAATCCCTTTGAAATCGCTAAATGATGTAACGGAAATTGATGTCACTATTGATGGAGCAGATGAAATTGATACGAATTTTCAAGGAATAAAAGGCGGAGGGGGAGCATTATTACGCGAAAAAATGGTTGCTAGTGCGAGTTTGAAAAATATTTGGGTTGTTAGTGAAGAGAAACTTGTAAGGACGCTAGGGAAGTTTCCTTTACCATTAGAAGTAATTCCTTTTGGTTGGAAGCAAATTGAGCGCACACTTGCAAAAGAACAAATACAAACTAATTTACGGAAACAATCTAACGGGGAAGTCTATGTGACAAATAATGGGAACTATATTTTGGACATAGTAAATCAGTCATTTACGGATGCGGAAATGTGGCAAGAAAAGTTAGCGCAAATACCAGGGGTTGTTGAGCATGGGTTATTTCTTGATTATGTGGATGTAATTATTTGTGGAAAGGCGAACGGGGAAACGGAGATAATAAAAAAATAG
- the lieA gene encoding multidrug efflux ABC transporter ATP-binding protein LieA (ABC transporter involved in aurantimycin A resistance) — MKEVMIKATGLEKSFKKTEVLKGVDFEVKHGEIFALLGSNGAGKTTTIQILTTLLKADNGNAHISGFDVKTEPEKVRKHISLTGQFAAVDGLLTGRENILLIAKLRGERNPAQTADDLLARFGLEKAADRRADTYSGGMTRRLDIAMSLVGSPDVIFLDEPTTGLDPEGRIEVWKTIKTLSDGGTTILLTTQYLDEAEQLADRIAILHGGTIIANGTLDELKKLFPPAEVEYVEKQPSLEDIFLAIINGKEEVK; from the coding sequence ATGAAAGAAGTGATGATTAAGGCCACTGGTTTGGAAAAGTCATTTAAGAAAACAGAAGTCTTGAAGGGTGTAGATTTTGAAGTAAAGCATGGCGAAATTTTTGCATTACTAGGCTCAAATGGTGCTGGTAAGACGACAACCATCCAAATTTTAACGACTCTTTTAAAAGCAGATAATGGAAATGCACATATTTCTGGTTTTGATGTAAAAACAGAGCCGGAAAAAGTACGGAAACATATTAGCCTTACTGGACAATTTGCGGCAGTAGACGGACTTTTAACAGGACGAGAAAATATTTTACTCATTGCTAAGTTACGTGGTGAAAGGAATCCGGCACAAACGGCAGATGACTTACTGGCACGTTTTGGACTTGAAAAAGCTGCAGATCGGCGTGCGGACACTTATTCAGGAGGAATGACAAGACGACTGGATATTGCTATGAGTCTCGTTGGATCCCCGGATGTGATTTTTCTTGATGAACCAACAACTGGACTTGATCCGGAAGGGCGAATCGAAGTCTGGAAAACGATTAAAACACTTTCTGATGGAGGAACAACTATTTTACTAACAACGCAATATTTAGATGAAGCAGAGCAGCTTGCGGATAGAATCGCTATTCTTCACGGTGGAACCATTATTGCAAATGGAACCTTGGATGAACTTAAAAAATTATTCCCTCCTGCTGAAGTAGAATATGTCGAAAAACAACCATCATTGGAAGATATTTTCTTAGCAATTATTAATGGGAAGGAGGAAGTAAAATGA